Proteins encoded by one window of Drosophila melanogaster chromosome X:
- the HIP gene encoding Hsc/Hsp70-interacting protein — MAFTMQTGDLKKLKYFIDFALENPTFLNMPQLQFVKDFVEKFGGTVPPGQFNGGSAGGKCPFGGVAGAKANEPANAPEDSEDEKSLSDPESDVELDMEGVIEADSDPAQPMGNYSKKATEEEVEQASELRAQAASAYGQQKFDEAIALYTKAIELSPGNALFHAKRGQAFLKLKKPNACIRDCDVALELNSDLAAGYKFRGRARRLLGDFELAAHDLRQACKLDFDEETDEWLKEVTPNAKKIEQHRLKQERRQAERKIKERQRDQRRARKEQEKHNASSGGSSGEFSGGNPGNGNMSDILGAMSDPEVSAAIQDILSNPGNITKYASNPKIYNLIKKIVPGGDVGAAFGQAGEKAGKPSEPKPKKDSADFVDDGLD; from the exons ATGGCTTTCACAATGCAAACCGGGGATCTGAAGAAGCTGAAGTACTTCATCGACTTTGCGCTTGAGAATCCCACCTTCTTGAACATGCCGCAGCTGCAGTTCGTCAAAGATTTCGTGGAGAAGTTTGGTGGCACGGTGCCGCCTGGCCAATTCAACGGTGGCAGCGCCGGAGG CAAGTGCCCATTCGGCGGTGTTGCTGGTGCCAAGGCCAACGAGCCGGCCAATGCCCCCGAGGATAGCGAGGACGAAAAGTCCCTCTCCGATCCTGAGTCGGACGTGGAGCTGGACATGGAGG GTGTGATCGAGGCGGACAGCGACCCCGCCCAACCCATGGGCAACTACAGCAAGAAGGCCACCGAAGAGGAGGTGGAGCAGGCGAGCGAGCTGCGCGCCCAGGCGGCCTCCGCTTACGGCCAGCAGAAGTTCGACGAGGCCATCGCCTTGTACACCAAGGCCATTGAACTGAGCCCGGGTAATGCCCTTTTCCACGCTAAGCGTGGTCAGGCCTTCCTCAAGCTGAAGAAGCCGAATGCCTGCATTCGGGACTGCGACGTGGCGCTGGAACTCAACTCGGATTTGGCGGCTGGCTACAAGTTCAGGGGACGCGCCCGTCGCCTCCTCGGAGATTTTGAGCTGGCTGCCCATGATTTGCGCCAAGCATGCAAGCTGGACTTTGACGAGGAGACAGACGAGTGGCTAAAGGAGGTCACTCCGAATGCCAAGAAAATCGAGCAGCATCGCTTGAAGCAGGAGCGTCGCCAGGCAGAGCGTAAGATCAAGGAACGCCAGCGGGATCAGAGGCGCGCACGTAAGGAGCAGGAAAAGCACAATGCCAGCTCTGGTGGATCATCTGGAGAATTTTCCGGTGGGAATCCTGGTAACGGAAATATGTCTGATATACTGGGCGCCATGTCAGATCCCGAGGTGTCAGCCGCCATTCAG GACATTTTGTCAAATCCGGGTAACATCACAAAGTACGCGTCGAACCCGAAGATATACAACCTTATCAAGAAGATTGTGCCCGGTGGAGATGTGGGTGCTGCCTTTGGCCAAGCGGGTGAAAAGGCTGGAAAGCCGAGCGAGCCTAAGCCTAAAAAGGATTCCGCCGACTTCGTCGATGACGGTTTGGACTAA